gcctcccactcctctttctattctggatagagccagtttgcgctgttctgtgaggggagtagtacacagcgttgtacgagatcttcagtttcttggcaatttctcacatggaatagccttcatttctgagAACAAGAATAATAGATTGACGAGTATCAgaaaaaagttatttgtttctggccattttgagcctgtaatcgaaccaacaaatgctgatgctccagatactcaactagtctaaagaaggccagttgtattgcttctttaatcagcacaacagttttcagctgtgctaacataattgcgaaagggttttccaatgatcaattggccttttaaaatgataaacttcgattagctaacacaacatgccattggaacacagaagtgatggttgctaataatgggcctctgtgcgcctatgtagatattccattaaagatctgccgtttccagctacaatagtcatttacaacattaacaatgtctacactgtatttctgatcaatatgatgttattttaatggaccaaaaaaatgcttttctttcaaagcaaggacatttctaagtgaccccaaacttttgaacggtagtgtaggtattcctcttatctagggggttgaggttagtgtggagtgcaattgagattgcatcatctataGATCTGTTGgagtggtatgcaaattgaagtgggtctagggtgtctgggatgatggagttgatgtgggttgatgtgtatcagggttagaggttcaatgtctgttctattcattctatttctatcacTAACTTTCACTATCTGTGACATCACAAACCTCCATCTGTAACATCACAGTGACATCACTGACCTTCTCCAGCTGTGACATCACAAACCTTCTCCAGCTGTGACATCACTGACCTTTTTCAGCAGTGACATCACAAACATAGTCCATCTGTGACATCACAAACCTCAATCTATGACATAATAACATCACTAACCTTCTctagctgtgtctctgtgtcatcGATGGCCACGCCCTTTTCCTGCACTGTGGTCCCGCCCATCATGTGGTAGAGGTTAAGGGTCACCACTTTAATTTGGCCCAATAAAAGCGTCTCCTTTGCCGCTGTGGTCTGGATGTGATACCACGTGTTCTCCTGAACAAAAACATTGTTTAtattctggatagagagacatggACTATAATCAATTGTAAAGCTGTGACCCATCTAAAGGgattgtcactagttaccacagccacaaaggcaAATTGGATATATCGTAAACATTAATGACAACAAAAagttgctttttggtcttaatttaaggtgaGGGATAGGCAtaaggatagcagtgttgttaaggttagggttaggtttaaaatcagatgttgagaagataaattgtagaaatacgtttagccataattatgactttgtggctgtggtaactagtgatgacCCTCTAGTGACAACCCTGTGAATGCGTGATCAGGTCTGGTACCCATCTGAGAGCGTTGGAGCGTATCTGGTCCAGCTCTGTCTGTAGCTGAGACAGCAGGTTATTCTTCTGCAGAATGCTGCAGCTCTGCTGGTCTGTGTATCTCTGTAGCGCCCCCCGTTGGCCATCAGCCTGCTCCTGCACCTCACTCTCCCTCTGCTGCAGCTGCTCTTTGGTGGATAGCAGGGTGGCAAACCTCCCCAGTAGCTCCCACACATCCTCatactacatacacacacgcacatgtacaCGTTATACatttgaagctagggttaggtttgtggttgaagctaaggttagggttagggttagggttgaatcgGGATATGgagaggtttagggtaagggttagggttagggttgaagctagggttagggttgaatcgGGATATGgagaggtttagggtaagggttagggttagggttgaagctagggttagggttgaatcgGGATATGgagaggtttagggtaagggttagggttagggttgaagctagggttagggttgaatcgGGATATGgagaggtttagggtaagggttagggttcgggttgaagctagggttagggttgaatcgTGATATGgagaggtttagggtaagggttagggttagggttgaagctagggttagagttgaaccgggatgtggacatgaagctagggttaggattgCTGTTGAGGATAGGGTTAAGGttttgggttagggttgtggttgaggctagggttagggttatggttaaacaAGGATGTGGACATGGCATAGGCAACACACGTGAGCTGGTAGATTAGTCAGCCCACACTGAAGAGGAGGAAATTTGATTATAAAAATTTAATTTCCAAGAGAAGGCAAGTGCCATGATCCCACAGGAAGCACAGTATGTTTTTAAAGTTCTCTGGAGTTGAGAACAGATCAGATGAACTTAGGTGGGGTGGGGGGTCGATTCATGATAATACCTagaaaagaggaaagagagagtgagggggggggggtcagtttaGCGCAGTAGTGCGAAAAGGGTGTTTTTAGTGAATGCCAGGCTTGGGTACCTTGGCCAGTCTGAGGACCTGTTCCAGGAAGGTCCAGTAGAAGGCAGTCTTCTCCACCCTGCGCTGCAGCCTCAATCTCCAGGCCTCCAGGACAACACACTCCTCCTCCagtttctctatctctccctccttctgacGCAcagcatccctctctctctctgccttcttctCACCCCGACCACGCTTTGCGTCATTTTCCTGCAAGATGGCACATTTGATTGCGATGGTTTTTCCAgagtctgtgtgtttcagtgcgtgtgtgtgcgcatgtgtgtgtgtgttagccacCAACTTTGAGGAATTTGTCAAATTTGAGCAGCGACTCCTTCAGTTTCTCCTCTTTCGTCATAACCTCATCTCTCCGCCTTTGCAAACTCTCCGTCTTTAACTCAAACTcctgtgaaacacacacacacacacacacacacacacacacacacacacacacacacacacacacacacacacacacacacacacacacacacacacacacacacacacacacacacaacatcccaacACACATTAACTACGATAGTCACATTTTTGTCACAGGTTCAATTGATTATGAGTACTATGAATAAGAACGTGGCTCctacctctctgtgtgtctggagcTGTTTATCcacctctctgatctctctctgtttctcaatcATCCTTGTGGCTCCGCTCATCAGACCTCTGTCCCGCACAGGCACTTTCCTACACAGATAAGCACGAAAGTACGCATGcagaaacgcacacacacacacgcatacacacagaaATCTCAGTGGACATCAATCTGTGTTCCTTCACTCAGCCCCACTACTGGAGAGCATACtaccacaaacacaaacaaactcaCATTAAGAGGTGTTCCTCAAAGACAGTATGGAAATAATCCTCCAGATCCAAGGCCATTATCTCTGCTGTCTCCAGGGAGTTTCTGATCTTCAGTTAGAAACTTAAGCAGCTTTCCCTTTGGACTTCTTTATACCTTGCTGTACAATCCTGTCTCTATGGCAACACATAGACAAAGCCTCTGTCGCCCCCAGTGGCAAACTACTGACATAGAAGCTCcactactgtgtgtgtatgtgattgtgtgtctgtgtctgtgtctgtgcctgtgtgtgtgtgtttgtgtatgcggGGGACCCCTTTTGTGATAGCAAATTCATCAGAGACCCCCTTATAATCAagtcaaatcatattttatttgtcacatgcgctgaatacaacaggtgtagaccttactgtgaaatgcttacttacaagtccttaaccaacaatgccgttttaagaaaatagagttaagaaaatatttactaaataaactaaagtaaaaacaaataataaaataGAAAAAGTAACTAAAttgaattaaataaaaataatgaggtggtaccggtaccgagtcaatgtgagggggtacaggttagtcgaggtcatttgtacatgtaggtaggggtaaagggatTATGCActgataataaacagtgagtaacagcagtgtaaaaacaaaggggggcggggggggggggggggggaatgaaaatagtccaggtggccaattgattaattattcagcagtcttttggcttgggggtagaagctgttaaggagtcttttggacctagacttggcgctctggtaccgcttgtcgtgcggtagcagagaaaacagtctatgacttgggtgactggagtcttttacacatttttgggccttcctagtatatacagttgaagtcggaagtttacatacacttaggttgttgTCATTaagactcgtttttcaaccaatccacaaatttcttgttaacaaactatagttttggcattcCGGTTaggacaagtaatttttccaacaattgtttacaggcagattatttcacttataattcactgtatcacaattccagtgggtcagaagtttacatacactaagttgactgtgcctttaaacagcttggaaaattccagaaaatgatgtcatggctttagaagcttctgatagtctcattgacatcatttgagtcaattggaggtgtacctgtggatgtatttcaaggcctaccttcaaactcagtgcttctttgcttgacatcatggtaaaatcaaaagaaatcagccaagaattcaaaaaaacatttgtagacctccacaagtctggttcatccttgggagcaattcccaagcacctgaaggtaccacgttcatctgtacaaacaatagtacgaaagtataaacaccatgggaccactcagccgtcataccgctcaggaaggagacacgttctgtctccttgaaattaatgtactttggtgcaaaaagtgcaaatcaatcccagaacaacagcaaagaaccttgtgaagatgctggaggaaacaagtacaaaagtatctatatccacagtaaaattagtcttATATCGACgttacctgaaaggccgctcagcaaggaagaagccactgctccaaaaccgccattaaaaaaaagccagactacagtttgcaactgcacatggggacaagatcgtactttttggagaaatgtcctctgggctgatgaaacaaaaatagaactgtttggccataatgaccattgttatgttaggAGTAAAAAGGGTAAGgcttgcatgccgaagaacaccatcccaaccgtgaagcacgggggtggcagcatcatgttgtgggggtgctttgctgcaggagggactggtgcacttcacaaaatagatggcatcatgaggaattgaaaattatgtggatatattgaagcaacatctcaagacatcagtcaggaaattaaagcttggtcgcaaatgggtcttccaaatggacaatgaccccaagcatacttccaaagttgtggtaaaatggcttaaggacaacaaagtcaaggtattggagtggccatcacaaggctctgacctaaatcctatagacaatttgtgggcagaactgttaaagcgtgtgcgagcaaggaggcctacaaacctgactcagttacagcagctctgtcaggaggaatgggacaaaattcacccaacttattgtgggaagcttgtggaagactacccgaaaagtttgacccaagttaaacaatttaaagggaatgctaccaaatactacttgaatgtatgtaaacttctgactgactgggaatgtaatgaaagaaataaaagctgaaataaatcattctctctactattattctgacatttcacattcttaatataaagtggtgatcctaactgacctaagacagggaatgttaactaggattaaatgtcaggaactgtgaaaaactgagtttaaatgtatttggctcaggtgcatgtaaacttctcacttcaactgtaggttctggatggcaggaagcttggccctattgatgtactggactgtacacactaccctctgtaacgccttatggtcggatgccgagcagttgccataccaggcggtgatgcaatcggtcaggatgctcttgatggtgcagctgtataacttgtTGACGATCTGGgtacccatgctaaatcttttcagtctcctgagggggaaaaggtgttgtcgtgccctcttcacaactttcgtggtgtgtttggaccatgatagtttgttggtgatgtggacaccaaggaacttgaaactctcgacgcGTTcccctacagccccgtcgatgtgaatgggggcgtgttcggccatccttttcctgtagtccatgatcatctcctttgtcttgctcacgttgagggagaggttgttgtcctggcaccatacttccaggtctatgacctcctccctataggctgtctcatcgttgtcggggatcaggcctaccaccaatGTGTCGTTAGCAAACTATATtaaggtgttggagtcgtgcttggccatcggtgaacagggagtacaggaggggactaagcacgcacccctgtttgatgccattccattcgctccgttagaagctgttcaggagcctgttggtgtcggACTTGGTGACCCCCGGGaccacttgccgtgcggaagcagagagaactaTGGCTTgggtctatggcttgggtgactggagtctttcaaCAACTATctgggccttcctttcacaccgccttatatagaggtcctggatggcagggaactcGGCCCCAGTGGTGTACAGGGCTGTctacaccaccctctgtagtgccatgcgatcgaaggcggtgcagttgccataccaagcggtgatgaagCCGGTCAAGATGCTcccaatggtgcagctgtagaactttttgagggcccatgccaaatcttttcaacctcctgagggggaagaggtgctgttgcactTTCTTcatgactgtttgtgtgtgtgtcgaccattttaagtccttagtaatttggacaccaaggaacttgaagctctcgactcgctccactgcagccccgtttcctgtagtccatgatccgctccttggtcttactgacgttgagggagaggttgttgtcctggcaccacactgacaggtccctgacctcctccctataggctgtctcatcgtcatcgtcaccggtgatcaggcctaccaccgttgtgtcgtcagaaaacttgatggtggtgttgtagttgtgtgtggccactcagtcgtgggtgaacagggagtacagaaggggactaagcacacacccttgtggggcccccgtgttgagggtcaacgTGGTGGAGGTAATGTTGCCTACCCTCCCCaccttggggcggcccgtcaggaattccaggatccagttgcagagggaagtgtttatttctcaggGTCatcagcttagtgatgagctttgtggccaCTATGGTGAGCTGTAGTGAATGAACAGCATTATCACATTGGTGTTCCTTTTATcatggtgggaaagggcagtgttgagtgtgattgagattgtgtcatctgtggatctgttggggcggtatgcaaattggagtggttctagggtttccggcatgatggtgttgatgtgagcaatgaccagcctttcaaagcacttcatggctactgacgtgagtgctacggggcggtagtcatttcggcaggttaccttcgctttgttgggtacagggactatggtggttttcttgaaacatgtaggtattacagactcggtcagggagaggttgaaaatgtcagtgaaggcacTCGCCAACTGGTCAGCAAATGCTCTGactacacatcctggtaatctgtctggcccagaACAGAACACAACTTGAGTAAGATAAAGAATAGCATACAAAGAGTTTAATTGTAGATTAAtaatattatattgtattgtattacacACTCTAAACTTATTCCACGGACCCCTTGGCCAAAATGTGTTTAATCTGTTGTTCGtaatatttatttaaaaagtgAGATATGACCACGGACCCCTTTCAGTACATTTGCGGACCCCACTTTGAGAACCCCTCTAATAACGTATGTGGTCTGTTTTacacactgtctctctttctctctctacttctatGTGTATCCTACCTGCATATACTGTATACAGCAGGATCTATATCTTTAGACTATATTTTTCACTACACAGAACTACTCCAGATAGCCTCAGAGGTGTGAGTGTGCgtaagtggaggctgctgaggggaggacggctcataataatggctggaatggagtcaatggaatggtatcaaacacatgaaatgcctggtttccatgtggttgataccattccattgacttcattccagacattattatgagccgtcctcccctcagcagcctccactggtgtgcttgcgtgcatgcatgcgtgtatttgtgtgtgtgtgtgtgtgtgtatttctctcATCTGACTAATGTCTGCTAACAAAGAGAGAAAAGTGTAACATCGTGACTTGAAGCTGTAATATCACACCTGGTATCACACATTTCTCTGGGGATTGTGACACAGCTAATATAGGCAGGCGTGTTAAGTGACTCTAACTGATCCTCACTGACTAGTTTCTACCTGTGATCCAGAGGGCAGTGTCATCTTCAGActgcagacagtaaacagctcagTGGTCACCTTGTTAGACTACATTACAACATCACAGGACACCGATAGGACTGTTATTAACAGTCTTccaatgtacagtgcctttgaaaagtaatcagaccccttgacttttttcacattttgttgggttacagccttattctaaaattgattaacacGTTTTTTCatcaatgtcacgacttctgccgaagtcgttgcctctccttgttcgggcggtgttcggcggtcgacgtcaccggtcttctagccatcatcgatccatttttcattttccattggttttgtcgtgtcttcccacacacctgttttcaatcccatccattacctcttgtgtatttaaccctctgtttcccctcatgtctttgtcagagattgttttatgtcaagtgttgtttcttggtgtataggtgcgcgacgggtcctcgtacccatgtttattttatgtatgtacattttcgtgtttggagcatgttaagtggacgtttattaaaagtctccatttacactCTGTTGAACTCTCccgcgcctgacttccctgccacctatacacacgactctgacagaatctctgaccataactatgaagtcagcaggaggagacACTTCGCTCATGGAGGTAGAGGAACGTGTCATGGAACAAGCagaggagattgacagtctgggcgctgccatggatcgcattgtccagaatatggaccgctgggagaggcAGGGAGTTTTTCCAGCGCCTCCACCACCACAATCGGTATTTCCGTTGAACGCTTTTTCTCCTCCTGAACATAACAAGATCCatttatccctacccacgggatacaatggagatactgccagctgccagggttttctcctaaaactgcacttgtatctggccacggtctctccagtaccatcgGACCGTgagaagagttccgccctcgtctcatgccacaccgggaaagccctggagtgggccagcgctgtgtgtagagaggaggatgcggcgttggaccattttgaggagttcatccGCCATTTCCGAatggtattcgaccacccatccgagggcagagcggcgggtgagctcctctatcatctgaggcaggagacgaagAGTGCacaggagtttgctttggagtttaggaccttggctgccggcgctggatggagcgacagggccctgatcaaccattaccgttgtagtctacgcgaggacatccgtcgggagctggcctgtagagacaccaccctcaacttcgatcagctggtggacatgtccatcaggctggacaacatgctggctactcgtggacgtctaggtcggggtctggttgttccatcctcccgcaccctctctcccgaacctatggaattgggagggatggtgcgcagggagaccggagggggttcccgctcgagcaccatctatgatggcagagatcacactgctggtcggtgccgggttggttcctctgggaatagagaaggcaggcagggcactctggcatcaccccaggtgagtaggcaccattctcatccagagccctctgctgcactaatgtttgtctctgtcacttttccggatttttccctgcattcccagtacaaggcgctagtagattcaggcgcggctgggaatttcattaataaaaatttagctcatagtttaggaaTCCCTATTGTTtttgtggatatgcctttccttATTCATGcgttagatagtcgaccaatagggtcagggtttatcagggaggtcaccgcacctttgtatatgataacgcaggagggtcacaaggagaagattagtcttttccttattgattcccctgcgtattctgtggtgctaggcctaccctggttaacttgtcataaccctactgtttcttggccacagagggctctcacggggtggtcgcgagagtgctcaggtaggtgtttaggggtttccgttggtgctactacggtggaaagtccagaccaggtctccaccgtgcgcattcccccagaatatgccgatttggctctgccttctgtaaaaagaaggcgactcaattaccaccccatcgacggggggattgtgtgatagatctcctggtagacgctgcatatcccaggagtcacgtgtatcccctgtcgcaagcggagacggtggctatggatacatatatctctgaatccctgcgtcaggggttcattcagccatccatttcacccgcctcttcgagtttcttttttgtgaagaagaaggatggcgatttacgcccgtgcattgcttatcgaggccggtgtcgacgcgatGCTGGAGCCGTGCATcatgggggggggtaatgtcacgacttctgccaaagtcgttccctctccttgttcgggcggtgttcggcggtcgacgtcaccggtcttctagctatcatcgatccatttttcattttccattggttttgtcgtgtcttcccacacacctgttttcactcccatccattacctcttgtgtatttaaccctctgtttcccctcatgtctttgtcagagattgttttatgtcaagtgttgtttcttggtgtataggtgcgcgacgggtcctcgtacccatgtttattttatgtatgtacattttcgtgtttggagcatgttaagtggacatttattaaaagtctccatttacactccgttgaactctcctgcgcctgacttccctgccacctatacacacgactctgacaaggaatctacacacaatatccatttaatgacaaatcaaaaacaggtttttataaatttttgcTAATCTATAAAAAAACAAacctaaatatcacatttacataagtattcagaccctttactcagtactttattgaagcaccttaggcagcgattacagcctcaagtcttcttgggtatgacgctacaagcttggcacaccagtattggGGAGTTTccaccattcttctctgcagatcctctcaagctctgtcaggttggctggggagcgttgctgcgcagctattttcaggtctctccagagatggtcgattgtgttcaagtccaggctctggctgggtcactcctgcgttgtattggctgtgtgcttagggtcgttgtcctgttggaaggtgaaccttcgccccagtctgaggtcctgagcgtttcgagcaggttttcatcaaggatctctctgtactttgctccgttcatctttgcctcgatcctgactggtctctgAGTCCCTGatgctgaatactttccgaaggcactgtagcggATGGCAATACAGTGTGATGTTCTGCCTGCCAGCGGAGTGTAACTCTACTGATCATATTGTGTTGAAGATAATAAGACAGACGAGAGGAGAGCAGCAGGACCAGGAAAATGTATCTACAAATGGaaatatgaaacacacacacatgcatacacacaatgTTATTAAAGCTAATATAGCTATGCTATTAGAATAAAAGTGTGTTCTCGAGGGTGACAGTATGAGGATGTGGAGATGGGGACCTCACACCCATTTAAAATCCAGCAGACCTTTTACCAGCTGATTAATATTTGAAGGCATCCTCCATGTTCCTGACTCTCTGATTATCTGTGATTGTTTGTGGTTTCTTGTTCCATCCATCCCTGggtctccctctgtcactctgctgtcccctgggagaggagagcaggggcaGTTACCAGCACACATACACATCAACCTTTATCCATGAATATACACACACTTCAGCTTTCAGGGACACACATCACACATCTCAACCCCAGCTAGTGTGATGGCTGCACAAACACCAAGTTTAAATATGCAGAAACTAACGGAAAGTGTTGAAAAAAAACTATGTTAAAAAAGATGCCTCACatgctcccccctctctccttctctctctctctctcactctctctctctccttctctgtctctctctctctctccttctctctcactctctctctcactctctctctctccttctctgtctctgtctctctctctctctctctctctctctctctctctctctctctctctctgtctctctctgtctctctctgtctctctctctctctcctctctctcgctctccttctctctctcactctccttctctctctcgctctccttctctctctcgctctctccttctctctccttctctctctttctgtctctctctctctctctccttctctctctctctccttctcgctctcgctctccttctcactctctctctcccctctctctcgctctcctgctctctctctctccttctctctctctcattttctctctctctctccttctcgctctccttctatctctctctctctctctctctctctctctctctctctctgtctctccttctctctctctgtctccttctctctctcgctatccttatccctctctctctcctctctctctctctgtctctccttctctctctctctctctccttctctctctctctccttctcactctctctctcctcactctctctctctgctctctctctctctccttctcactctctctctctctctctgctccctctctccttctcactctctctctctctgctctctctctctctccttctcactctctctctctttccatccctctctctcccactgaggGCGGATGATAAACATTTAGTCATCCATTATTAAAGGTCAACAGGACAGCCCAAACAGAGTGAGTACCTTCCTGATAGGAAGTCTGTGATTATGGTAGTGATGCTCTTTGGGCTCATCAATTAGTGATGAGAGACCATATTTGAGTGATGCCtgaactgtgtgtgagtgtgtgtgtttggggaggGGGGAGTAGTTGGAAAACAATTCACTCCATGGCCAACAAaaaggggagggtgtg
This window of the Salvelinus fontinalis isolate EN_2023a chromosome 28, ASM2944872v1, whole genome shotgun sequence genome carries:
- the cfap73 gene encoding coiled-coil domain-containing protein 42 homolog → MALDLEDYFHTVFEEHLLMKVPVRDRGLMSGATRMIEKQREIREVDKQLQTHREEFELKTESLQRRRDEVMTKEEKLKESLLKFDKFLKENDAKRGRGEKKAERERDAVRQKEGEIEKLEEECVVLEAWRLRLQRRVEKTAFYWTFLEQVLRLAKYEDVWELLGRFATLLSTKEQLQQRESEVQEQADGQRGALQRYTDQQSCSILQKNNLLSQLQTELDQIRSNALRWENTWYHIQTTAAKETLLLGQIKVVTLNLYHMMGGTTVQEKGVAIDDTETQLEKIQLFIQDQSAIVNNLKQSPSHATTKANLK